One window from the genome of Pirellulales bacterium encodes:
- a CDS encoding SPFH domain-containing protein, with product MLTSMFAAIGIGSSHGGMPWLLAQSPEAISEGVWILTILASVLLVVAFAAWASLRYVPNDMAAVVEKLWSHAGSVSEGRIIALNGEAGYQAELLRGGMHFGLWRVQYRLHKMRLVTIAQGKIGYVYARDGEPLQAGQTLARVTPCNHFQDARKFLIGDGTAESMIGQRGRQRGILREGVYAVNLSCFVVITESRVHTLPGLQDKQESQIVAQWREELLNCSGFDPLIVGGPMQVDDPLEPGSLMQVDSINIVTVHDGPSLAPGEIIAPAVGTDPSEEHYHNNFQDPENFLLAGGRRGRQYVPLTDGTYFINRWFASVEMIPKTVVPIGYVGVVVSYYGRVGEDLSGTAFRHGERVAEGQRGVWEKPLGPGKYPFNTFAGAIILVPTTNFVLHWITGKSEAHRYDESLRSIDLVTRDAYEPLLPLSVVVHIDYQRAPSVIQRFGDVKKLITQTLDPMLSAFFRDVAHHKMMLELLHERDVIQAEARDVLRKKFREFDIECVDVLIGKPDPKEGDTKIETLLEQLRQRQLSVEQIETYERQRAAAEKQRILNEAQAQAHMQTELTNTRVQVQIAESHGEADLARARKQADQTIVMADAELARSRRQAEQTVVTAEADSRQRELAGRGEAQRIAQIGLSEATVMMRRIASFRDPKLYAISILAEQLAKSTQPLVPQRVFVAGGGAAASNGNGTAGAIDPATGLFGTLIGLLVAEKSGFAMGQADPSLVDMEAFADRVTKRAIATMEADRKNEQEKIEQK from the coding sequence ATGCTTACTTCTATGTTTGCGGCAATCGGAATCGGTTCAAGCCACGGGGGCATGCCATGGTTGTTGGCCCAATCTCCGGAAGCCATTTCGGAAGGCGTGTGGATTTTGACCATTTTGGCAAGCGTGTTGCTGGTGGTCGCGTTTGCGGCGTGGGCATCGCTGCGGTATGTGCCCAATGACATGGCCGCGGTGGTGGAAAAATTGTGGTCGCATGCCGGCTCGGTGTCGGAAGGCCGCATCATTGCGCTGAATGGCGAGGCCGGTTATCAGGCTGAGCTGCTGCGCGGCGGAATGCATTTCGGCCTGTGGCGCGTGCAATATCGCTTGCACAAAATGCGGCTGGTGACCATCGCCCAGGGAAAAATTGGTTATGTGTATGCGCGCGATGGCGAACCGTTGCAGGCCGGTCAAACGTTGGCCCGGGTGACGCCGTGCAATCACTTTCAGGATGCTCGTAAGTTCTTGATCGGCGACGGCACGGCCGAGAGTATGATCGGCCAGCGCGGCCGGCAACGTGGAATTTTGCGCGAAGGCGTCTACGCCGTGAACCTGTCGTGCTTTGTCGTAATTACCGAAAGCCGGGTGCACACGCTGCCGGGGTTGCAAGACAAGCAGGAATCGCAAATCGTTGCCCAGTGGCGCGAAGAACTGCTGAATTGCAGCGGTTTCGATCCGCTGATCGTCGGCGGACCAATGCAAGTGGACGATCCGCTGGAGCCGGGCAGCCTGATGCAAGTCGACAGCATCAACATTGTGACCGTGCACGATGGTCCTTCGCTGGCGCCGGGAGAAATCATTGCCCCGGCTGTGGGCACCGACCCGAGCGAGGAACACTATCACAACAACTTTCAAGATCCGGAAAACTTCCTGCTCGCCGGCGGCCGCCGAGGCCGGCAGTATGTGCCGCTGACCGACGGCACGTACTTTATCAATCGCTGGTTCGCTTCGGTGGAAATGATTCCCAAAACCGTGGTGCCCATTGGTTACGTGGGCGTGGTGGTCAGTTATTACGGCCGGGTGGGGGAAGACCTTTCCGGCACGGCCTTTCGCCATGGCGAGCGCGTGGCCGAAGGCCAGCGCGGCGTGTGGGAAAAGCCGCTGGGACCGGGGAAATATCCGTTCAACACGTTTGCCGGCGCCATCATTCTGGTGCCGACCACCAACTTTGTGTTGCACTGGATCACCGGCAAAAGCGAAGCCCATCGCTACGACGAAAGCTTGCGTTCCATCGATTTAGTCACCCGCGATGCGTACGAGCCGCTCCTGCCGCTGTCGGTGGTGGTGCATATCGACTATCAGCGGGCGCCCAGCGTCATCCAGCGGTTTGGCGACGTCAAAAAGCTCATTACCCAAACGCTGGACCCCATGCTGTCGGCATTTTTCCGCGACGTGGCGCACCACAAAATGATGCTGGAGCTGTTGCACGAGCGCGATGTCATTCAGGCCGAGGCCCGCGACGTGCTGCGGAAAAAATTCCGCGAGTTCGACATTGAGTGCGTCGACGTGCTGATTGGCAAGCCTGACCCGAAAGAAGGCGACACCAAAATTGAAACGCTGCTGGAACAGTTACGGCAGCGGCAATTGTCGGTCGAGCAAATCGAAACCTACGAACGGCAACGTGCCGCCGCGGAGAAGCAACGCATTCTCAACGAAGCCCAAGCGCAAGCCCACATGCAAACCGAGCTCACCAACACCCGGGTGCAAGTGCAAATTGCCGAAAGCCACGGCGAGGCCGATTTAGCTCGGGCCCGCAAGCAGGCCGATCAAACCATTGTCATGGCTGATGCAGAATTGGCGCGTTCGCGCCGGCAGGCGGAGCAAACCGTCGTGACGGCCGAGGCCGATTCTCGGCAACGGGAACTGGCCGGCCGCGGCGAGGCGCAGCGCATTGCTCAGATTGGGTTGTCGGAGGCCACGGTGATGATGCGGCGGATTGCCTCGTTCCGCGATCCGAAGCTGTACGCCATTTCGATTTTGGCCGAGCAGTTGGCCAAAAGCACTCAGCCGCTGGTGCCGCAGCGCGTGTTTGTGGCCGGCGGGGGAGCGGCGGCCAGTAATGGCAACGGCACGGCCGGCGCCATCGATCCCGCCACCGGATTGTTCGGCACGCTGATTGGCTTGCTCGTGGCCGAAAAATCTGGCTTTGCGATGGGGCAGGCTGATCCGTCGCTCGTGGACATGGAAGCCTTCGCCGATCGGGTAACCAAACGCGCGATTGCCACCATGGAGGCGGACCGTAAAAACGAGCAGGAAAAGATCGAGCAGAAGTAG
- a CDS encoding transposase, which yields MERELWLLLYHMALSCDKLTKARYRPAVIVGVYGGAVVHDRPVSWACQRRNWPAALFDESCFCLPSQSTMSRRLQSADIQQLLDEASWRLTEAWAFCWVKIIDAKPLPIGGFSKDGDARWGRGVKALAKGYKFYAIWGAGPMPLVWGLAAMNVSESAMARRMLALLEGGGYLLGDSLYDSNALHVLASQQGHQLVAPRKKPGAGLGHRRHEPQRLRALDLLRTRFGKALFEHRGHIERNLGWLTSCSGGLAPLPAWVRRFHRVRMWVYLKLILNALRRIPPTTLAIA from the coding sequence ATGGAACGCGAACTGTGGTTGTTACTGTATCACATGGCCTTGAGTTGCGACAAATTGACCAAAGCTCGGTATCGACCGGCAGTGATTGTGGGTGTCTACGGCGGGGCGGTCGTTCACGATCGGCCAGTGAGTTGGGCCTGCCAGCGGCGGAACTGGCCGGCAGCGTTGTTCGATGAATCGTGTTTTTGTTTGCCTTCGCAATCGACGATGAGTCGACGCCTGCAGTCGGCCGACATTCAACAACTGCTGGACGAAGCCTCGTGGCGGCTGACCGAAGCCTGGGCGTTTTGTTGGGTCAAAATCATCGATGCCAAACCGCTGCCGATTGGCGGTTTCAGTAAAGATGGCGATGCCCGCTGGGGACGTGGCGTGAAAGCGTTGGCCAAAGGTTACAAGTTTTATGCGATTTGGGGCGCAGGACCGATGCCGTTGGTGTGGGGCTTGGCGGCCATGAATGTTAGCGAATCGGCGATGGCCCGACGGATGCTGGCGCTGTTGGAAGGCGGCGGTTATCTGTTGGGCGATTCGTTGTACGACAGTAACGCCTTGCATGTCTTGGCCAGTCAACAGGGTCATCAATTGGTGGCGCCGCGGAAAAAGCCCGGCGCCGGTTTGGGCCACCGCCGGCACGAGCCCCAACGGCTGCGCGCCTTGGATTTGCTGCGCACACGGTTTGGAAAAGCGCTGTTTGAACATCGCGGTCATATCGAACGAAACTTGGGCTGGTTGACCAGTTGTAGTGGTGGCTTAGCTCCGCTGCCCGCCTGGGTTCGCCGTTTCCACCGAGTTCGCATGTGGGTGTATTTAAAATTGATCCTCAATGCTCTGCGCCGCATTCCTCCAACTACGCTGGCAATTGCATAA
- a CDS encoding substrate-binding domain-containing protein translates to MASELSPPNGAISEAALNRRFRITHEIVLAAVLAAEIAIFCAIGTNFMTWGNAFEVTRLCAEIGLLAVAMTPVIITGGIDLSVGSLMGLSAVLFGMLWRDAHWSIPLAAVGALGVGAIAGSLNALLITRLRLPPLIVTLGTYSLFRGLAEGLTHSVDNFTGFSSSFLFLGQGYSFDKIPTQLPIFIAVAICFWMLLQRSTIGRGLYAIGFSAEGALHAGIPIRRRLNLVYILSGITASLAAIIYVSHLGQAKADAGTGYELKAITAVVLGGTSIFGGRGTIQGTVLGLFAITVLENGLRLADQPAELAGILMGGLLLVTISMERLSTRGSRGAKSISFASEEFEVKNSQVAMLCLVILIGAAIVAASNWLLVRDLVEHPPAMEHTSSGTAANTPSGDHAIAPAANPNDSSNHATAAAQTTTANYASQIHGKKLTVAMMPKSKGNAYFIACKKGADEAANELNINLLWDGPTDPDPAKQSEIVDTWITRGVDVIAVAVENRAAISDVLRKAQQHGIKVITFDADAEPTAREFFVNQATPQGIGYTLMDHAGRLLGGKGEFAIITASLTAANMIEWQKYIEERRAQKYPDVKLATILPCDDKQKQAFDDTNTILNAYPDVRLIMAICSPAVPGAAEAVKQSGRSDVKVIGLGLPNDNKLYVHEGITDAVVLWNTMDLGYLTVYTANAIAGGMLKPGDTTLVAGRLGNMEVKGDNVMLGVPFTFNKENIDKFDF, encoded by the coding sequence ATGGCCTCGGAACTGTCGCCGCCTAACGGCGCGATCAGCGAAGCGGCCTTGAACCGCCGCTTCCGCATCACGCACGAAATTGTGCTGGCCGCCGTACTGGCGGCGGAAATCGCCATTTTCTGCGCCATTGGCACCAACTTTATGACCTGGGGCAACGCCTTCGAGGTCACGCGGTTGTGCGCCGAAATCGGGCTGTTGGCCGTAGCCATGACGCCCGTCATCATCACCGGCGGCATCGATCTTTCGGTTGGTTCGCTCATGGGTTTATCAGCCGTGTTGTTCGGTATGTTGTGGCGCGATGCGCATTGGTCCATTCCGCTGGCGGCCGTGGGAGCATTGGGAGTTGGCGCAATTGCCGGCAGCTTGAACGCGCTGCTCATTACGCGGCTGCGCTTGCCGCCGCTGATTGTTACGCTGGGCACGTACTCGCTGTTTCGCGGGTTGGCCGAAGGCCTGACTCACAGCGTCGATAATTTCACTGGCTTTTCCAGCAGCTTTTTGTTTTTGGGGCAGGGCTACTCGTTCGATAAAATTCCCACGCAGTTGCCGATTTTCATCGCCGTGGCAATTTGCTTTTGGATGCTCCTGCAGCGCAGCACGATTGGCCGCGGCCTGTACGCCATCGGGTTTTCCGCAGAGGGCGCGCTGCACGCCGGCATTCCGATCCGGCGAAGACTGAACCTCGTGTATATACTGTCGGGAATCACGGCCAGCCTGGCGGCGATCATTTACGTCTCCCACCTGGGGCAGGCCAAAGCCGACGCCGGCACCGGCTACGAATTGAAGGCCATCACCGCTGTGGTTTTGGGGGGCACTTCCATTTTCGGCGGCCGGGGCACCATTCAAGGAACGGTGCTGGGCCTGTTCGCCATTACCGTGTTGGAAAACGGCCTGCGATTGGCCGATCAGCCGGCAGAGTTGGCGGGCATCTTGATGGGCGGGCTGTTGTTGGTCACGATAAGCATGGAGCGGCTGAGCACTCGGGGAAGCCGCGGCGCAAAATCTATCTCTTTTGCCAGCGAGGAGTTTGAAGTGAAGAATTCGCAAGTGGCCATGTTGTGCTTGGTGATTTTGATCGGCGCCGCGATTGTCGCCGCCAGCAATTGGTTGCTGGTGCGCGATTTGGTGGAGCATCCGCCGGCAATGGAACACACTTCCAGCGGCACGGCCGCGAACACGCCCTCGGGCGACCACGCCATCGCTCCCGCCGCCAACCCGAATGATTCCAGCAATCACGCCACTGCGGCGGCTCAAACCACAACCGCGAATTACGCCAGCCAAATCCACGGCAAAAAACTGACCGTGGCCATGATGCCCAAGAGCAAAGGGAACGCGTACTTCATCGCTTGTAAAAAAGGCGCGGATGAAGCAGCCAACGAACTGAACATCAATTTGCTGTGGGACGGGCCCACCGATCCCGACCCGGCCAAGCAAAGCGAAATTGTTGATACGTGGATCACCCGCGGCGTCGATGTGATTGCCGTGGCGGTGGAAAACCGCGCCGCCATTTCCGACGTGCTCCGCAAAGCCCAGCAGCACGGCATCAAAGTGATTACGTTCGACGCCGATGCGGAGCCTACCGCCCGCGAGTTCTTCGTTAATCAGGCCACGCCGCAAGGCATTGGCTACACGCTGATGGACCATGCCGGCCGCCTTTTGGGCGGCAAGGGGGAATTCGCCATCATTACCGCATCGCTCACCGCGGCCAACATGATCGAGTGGCAAAAGTACATTGAAGAACGCCGGGCCCAGAAATATCCTGACGTCAAATTGGCGACCATCTTGCCCTGCGACGACAAGCAGAAACAAGCCTTCGACGACACCAATACCATTTTGAATGCTTACCCCGACGTGCGGTTGATCATGGCGATTTGCTCGCCCGCTGTGCCCGGCGCCGCCGAAGCGGTCAAACAATCGGGCCGCAGCGACGTGAAGGTCATCGGCCTGGGCCTGCCCAACGATAACAAACTGTACGTGCACGAGGGCATTACCGACGCCGTGGTGCTGTGGAACACCATGGATTTGGGCTATCTCACGGTCTACACCGCCAATGCCATCGCCGGTGGCATGCTGAAGCCGGGCGACACCACGCTGGTTGCCGGCCGCTTGGGCAACATGGAAGTGAAGGGAGACAACGTCATGCTCGGCGTGCCGTTCACCTTCAATAAAGAGAACATCGATAAGTTCGATTTTTGA
- a CDS encoding ABC transporter permease, with amino-acid sequence MGQFKRELSVALAYAVLLGILAWKAPAFYQGSELRNQVVKSSPVLVAAVGMTLVILARHIDISIGAQLSICGVVTGLLAKAGLPMPLAAIGAMLAGAAMGSLNGFFVAVLGLPSIVVTLATWFIFGDSLSWWRQGEFVRGLPNAFQWFGQSQTVGQEIVVGVAAAMFLIFAWGLRYVAAGRAVYATGSEPENAFLVGVRPKRVVFSVFVLMGALTGLASVLEVVQLPQVDPTAGKGLELEVIAAVVVGGVAVSGGRGTLIGVLFGVALLSTIEPALVFFKIDSSWEKVFEGAIILIAVASDAFNFKRRRHGLGTVAA; translated from the coding sequence ATGGGACAATTCAAACGCGAACTTTCGGTGGCGCTGGCCTATGCCGTGTTGCTCGGCATCTTGGCCTGGAAGGCGCCGGCGTTTTATCAGGGGTCCGAACTTCGCAACCAGGTGGTGAAAAGCTCACCGGTGCTGGTAGCGGCGGTCGGCATGACGCTGGTCATCCTGGCGCGGCACATCGATATTTCCATCGGCGCGCAGCTTTCGATTTGCGGCGTCGTTACGGGGTTGTTGGCCAAAGCCGGGCTACCGATGCCGCTGGCCGCCATCGGTGCCATGTTGGCAGGCGCGGCGATGGGTTCTCTGAACGGTTTTTTCGTCGCCGTGTTGGGCCTTCCTTCGATTGTGGTCACGCTGGCCACCTGGTTCATCTTTGGCGACAGCCTGAGTTGGTGGCGGCAAGGAGAGTTTGTGCGCGGCCTGCCCAATGCATTTCAATGGTTCGGACAAAGTCAAACCGTGGGGCAGGAAATTGTCGTCGGCGTGGCGGCAGCCATGTTTTTGATTTTCGCTTGGGGCTTGCGGTATGTGGCTGCGGGCAGGGCAGTGTATGCCACGGGCTCGGAGCCGGAAAACGCATTTTTGGTAGGCGTGCGGCCGAAGCGCGTCGTGTTCAGCGTGTTTGTGTTGATGGGCGCGCTCACCGGGTTGGCCTCGGTTTTGGAAGTGGTGCAGTTGCCGCAGGTCGATCCGACGGCCGGCAAAGGATTGGAACTGGAAGTCATTGCCGCGGTGGTCGTGGGGGGCGTGGCCGTTTCCGGAGGCCGGGGCACGCTGATCGGCGTGTTGTTCGGCGTGGCGCTGTTGTCGACCATCGAACCGGCATTGGTGTTTTTCAAAATCGATTCCTCGTGGGAAAAAGTGTTCGAGGGCGCGATCATTTTGATTGCCGTCGCGTCCGATGCGTTTAATTTCAAACGGAGACGCCATGGCCTCGGAACTGTCGCCGCCTAA
- a CDS encoding sugar ABC transporter ATP-binding protein — protein sequence MNTLLKLENIRKSFAGVHALKGVSFELRPGEVHALVGENGAGKSTLIKIVSGAHQPDSGTLQIADQVINANDPVISRALGIAVIYQRPALLPDLTVAENIALGLEERGAWRTVRWKSRRKRARELLSRVGANISPDAQVHTLSMPEQQLVEIARALGANARILILDEPTASLSDREVDRLLQVIRDLRTQGVGIVYISHRLEELHQIADRVTVLRDGCSIATRPMADVDRAELIRLMVGREVTAIFPKQTVPLGETLLELRNLGCRESGVQGVSLQIRTSEILGLAGLVGAGRTELARTLFGLTPADEGEILWRGKPLAIHSPARAVQLGIAYVPEDRRRHGVILEMPVATNATLAVLNRVSSHGWMNFRQERRLAADYVQRLSVKTASLDTPVGDLSGGNQQKVSISRWLATQPKLLILDEPTQGIDVGAKAEIHRLMGELAARGMAILMISSELPEILGMSDRIVVMHGGTVTGNLDRSDATQEKVLALALGHIETAVQ from the coding sequence TTGAACACGCTGCTCAAGCTTGAAAACATTCGCAAATCGTTCGCCGGCGTGCATGCGCTGAAAGGTGTTTCGTTTGAGCTGCGGCCCGGCGAAGTGCATGCCCTGGTTGGCGAAAACGGAGCGGGAAAATCGACGCTCATTAAAATCGTCAGCGGCGCGCATCAGCCCGATTCCGGTACGCTGCAAATTGCTGACCAAGTAATCAACGCCAACGATCCGGTCATTTCACGGGCCTTGGGCATTGCGGTTATCTATCAGCGGCCGGCGCTGCTGCCCGATTTGACGGTCGCCGAAAACATTGCGCTGGGCCTGGAAGAACGCGGCGCCTGGCGGACCGTGCGGTGGAAATCGCGGCGGAAACGCGCCCGGGAATTGCTGAGCCGCGTGGGGGCTAACATTTCGCCCGATGCACAAGTTCATACGCTTTCGATGCCCGAGCAGCAACTGGTCGAAATTGCCCGCGCGCTGGGCGCGAATGCACGCATCCTTATTCTCGATGAGCCCACGGCTTCGCTTTCCGATCGCGAAGTGGATCGCTTGCTGCAAGTGATTCGCGATTTGCGCACCCAAGGCGTGGGCATTGTGTACATTTCGCATCGGCTGGAAGAACTGCATCAAATTGCCGATCGGGTAACAGTGCTGCGCGATGGATGTTCGATTGCCACGCGGCCCATGGCCGATGTCGACCGCGCCGAGCTCATTCGCCTGATGGTCGGCCGCGAAGTGACCGCAATTTTCCCAAAGCAAACCGTGCCGCTGGGCGAAACGCTGCTGGAGTTGCGCAATCTTGGCTGCCGAGAATCGGGCGTGCAGGGGGTCAGCTTACAAATTCGCACGAGCGAGATTTTGGGGCTGGCTGGGTTGGTCGGCGCAGGACGCACCGAATTGGCGCGCACGCTGTTTGGGCTTACGCCGGCTGACGAAGGCGAAATTTTGTGGCGCGGCAAACCACTGGCCATCCACAGCCCGGCCCGCGCGGTTCAATTGGGAATTGCCTACGTGCCGGAAGATCGGCGTCGGCATGGCGTGATTTTGGAAATGCCGGTGGCCACCAATGCCACGTTGGCGGTGCTTAACCGGGTGTCATCGCACGGCTGGATGAACTTTCGCCAAGAACGCAGACTGGCGGCCGATTACGTTCAGCGGCTGTCGGTTAAAACGGCTTCGCTCGATACGCCCGTCGGTGACCTGTCCGGTGGAAATCAGCAAAAAGTTTCCATCTCGCGCTGGCTGGCTACACAACCGAAACTTCTGATTTTGGACGAACCGACACAAGGCATCGACGTGGGAGCCAAGGCCGAAATCCACCGCCTGATGGGCGAATTAGCCGCCCGCGGCATGGCGATATTGATGATCTCCTCCGAATTGCCGGAAATTCTCGGCATGAGCGATCGGATTGTCGTAATGCACGGTGGCACGGTCACGGGCAACTTGGATCGAAGCGACGCCACTCAAGAAAAAGTTTTGGCTTTGGCGCTGGGCCATATTGAAACTGCGGTTCAATAG
- a CDS encoding L-rhamnose isomerase, translating to MADSERRIVQAFQLAKEQYAELGVDVDSALSRLAGIAISLHCWQGDDVGGFENTGSELGGGLAVTGNYVGRARTPQELRADFEKATSLIPGRHRINLHACYVDPANTGGRRVERNQLEPKHFQSWIEWARNRRLGMDFNPTFFAHPKAADGFTLAHADAGIRRYWIEHGIACRRIGAAMGKALGSPCVTNVWIPDGFKDMPVDRSSPRRRLTESLDAIFAEPLDPQHNLDAVEGKLFGIGSESYVVGSHEFYLGYAVSRRKLVCLDAGHYHPTESLADKISAVLQWLDRILLHVSRGVRWDSDHVVTQTDDLYAIAQELVRGDYLGRTHIGLDYFDASINRVAAWVIGTRAMLKALLAALLEPIKKLREMEAAGDYTGRLAMLEELKSLPAGAVWDYYCRQQNVPSEQSWVNEIRGYEHTVLVKRS from the coding sequence GTGGCGGATTCTGAGCGTCGAATCGTGCAAGCCTTCCAACTTGCCAAAGAGCAATACGCCGAACTGGGCGTGGACGTGGACAGTGCCTTGTCTCGACTAGCGGGCATTGCCATTTCGCTTCACTGTTGGCAGGGGGACGATGTCGGCGGATTCGAAAACACGGGCAGCGAATTGGGTGGCGGTTTGGCGGTCACCGGCAATTATGTCGGCCGCGCACGCACGCCGCAAGAATTGCGGGCCGACTTTGAAAAGGCTACGTCGTTGATTCCCGGCCGGCACCGCATCAATTTGCACGCCTGTTACGTCGATCCGGCCAATACAGGCGGCCGGCGCGTGGAACGAAATCAATTGGAGCCGAAGCATTTTCAAAGCTGGATCGAGTGGGCCCGCAACCGCCGCCTGGGAATGGACTTTAATCCCACATTTTTTGCCCACCCGAAAGCTGCCGACGGCTTCACGCTGGCGCACGCCGATGCCGGCATTCGCCGGTATTGGATCGAGCATGGCATCGCTTGCCGCCGAATTGGCGCTGCGATGGGCAAAGCGCTCGGTTCGCCCTGCGTCACCAACGTCTGGATTCCCGACGGCTTCAAAGACATGCCCGTCGATCGCAGTTCGCCGCGCCGCCGGCTGACCGAATCGCTGGATGCCATTTTCGCCGAGCCGCTGGATCCGCAGCACAATCTCGATGCCGTCGAGGGCAAGCTATTTGGCATCGGCTCGGAAAGTTACGTCGTCGGTTCGCATGAATTTTACTTGGGCTATGCCGTGTCGCGTCGCAAGCTGGTTTGTTTGGACGCCGGCCATTACCATCCGACCGAATCGCTGGCTGATAAAATTTCCGCCGTACTGCAATGGCTGGATCGAATTCTGTTGCACGTTAGCCGCGGCGTCCGCTGGGACAGCGATCACGTTGTCACGCAAACCGACGATTTGTACGCGATTGCCCAAGAACTGGTGCGCGGCGATTACTTGGGCCGCACGCATATTGGCTTGGATTATTTCGACGCCAGCATTAACCGCGTGGCCGCTTGGGTCATCGGCACGCGGGCGATGCTCAAAGCGCTGTTGGCCGCACTTCTGGAACCCATTAAAAAGCTACGTGAAATGGAAGCTGCTGGCGATTACACTGGACGGTTGGCCATGTTGGAAGAATTGAAATCGCTTCCTGCCGGCGCCGTGTGGGATTATTACTGCCGACAGCAAAATGTGCCTTCGGAGCAGTCCTGGGTGAATGAAATCCGCGGTTACGAACACACCGTTTTGGTTAAACGCAGCTAG